From one Bombus huntii isolate Logan2020A chromosome 17, iyBomHunt1.1, whole genome shotgun sequence genomic stretch:
- the LOC126874950 gene encoding uncharacterized protein LOC126874950: MELWTSEHVVKPPDSKYANPIIAVPKVMQVQVVRQAHERGYFGATVNRSAGKTPFQLLVGVERQVKEDAQVRELIDEEWAARFEEQRRELREDAKRKIAATQEKNRQNYNIRRKSAKQYRRGDLVAIKRTQFGAGLKLGGRFLGPYRVVRAMRNDRYTVEKVGEYEGPAHTSTTADFMKPWVLNAEDDASEDDENEHNI, encoded by the coding sequence ATGGAGTTGTGGACAAGCGAACACGTCGTTAAACCACCAGACTCCAAGTATGCAAATCCTATAATAGCAGTACCAAAGGTAATGCAGGTTCAGGTAGTCAGGCAGGCGCACGAGCGTGGGTATTTTGGGGCCACCGTAAACAGAAGCGCGGGAAAAACTCCTTTCCAGCTACTGGTCGGGGTCGAAAGACAGGTCAAGGAAGATGCACAAGTTAGAGAGCTGATCGACGAAGAGTGGGCCGCGAGGTTCGAAGAGCAACGCCGCGAGCTACGGGAGGACGCGAAAAGGAAGATCGCCGCAACTCAAGAGAAGAATAGGCAAAATTACAACATAAGAAGAAAGAGTGCGAAGCAGTACCGCAGGGGGGACCTTGTCGCCATAAAGAGAACACAGTTCGGCGCAGGGTTAAAACTCGGGGGCAGATTTTTGGGTCCGTACCGGGTAGTGCGAGCCATGCGGAATGACCGTTACACCGTGGAGAAAGTAGGGGAGTATGAGGGACCCGCGCACACCTCGACGACTGCCGATTTCATGAAACCTTGGGTCCTGAACGCCGAAGATGACGCATCCGAGGACGACGAGAATGAACACAACATCTGA